Proteins encoded in a region of the Alphaproteobacteria bacterium genome:
- a CDS encoding LysR family transcriptional regulator — protein MPFHTDTLTLKSFISIAETGTFSHAAEVVGRTQSALSLQIKKLEDGLGCQLFDRSGRKVKLTDQGEIFLGYSKRIIQLQWEAYSRLREPDIEGEIRLGTPEDFATHYLPEVLSSFREHHPRVQLNVSCDLTLNLIDGFRRGDYDVILVKRDPKATKGGTKVWREPLVWAASDHHKPEEPLSLVLSPQPCIYRARALVALDKAKKPWRIAYTSPSLAGTIAAVKAGLGITVLPANMLPSGVHPIRKEITLPELADAEIALMKRDDLSKASEMLAEHIVHSLENGTV, from the coding sequence ATGCCATTCCACACCGATACCCTAACGCTAAAGAGCTTTATTTCCATTGCAGAAACAGGCACGTTCAGCCATGCGGCGGAAGTGGTTGGGCGAACACAATCGGCTCTTAGCTTACAAATAAAGAAGCTCGAAGATGGTTTGGGATGCCAACTCTTTGATCGCTCCGGGCGCAAGGTGAAGCTCACCGATCAGGGCGAGATTTTCCTTGGCTACTCCAAGCGCATTATCCAGCTGCAGTGGGAAGCCTATAGTCGCCTGAGGGAGCCGGATATTGAAGGCGAAATACGCCTCGGCACGCCGGAGGATTTTGCCACCCATTATTTACCCGAGGTTCTTTCGTCCTTCCGCGAGCACCATCCGCGTGTGCAGCTTAATGTATCATGCGATCTCACGCTGAACCTAATCGATGGTTTCCGGCGCGGTGATTACGATGTGATACTGGTGAAGCGCGACCCCAAAGCCACCAAGGGGGGCACAAAAGTCTGGCGTGAACCTCTGGTATGGGCAGCTTCCGATCACCACAAGCCGGAGGAACCACTTTCGTTAGTATTATCACCGCAGCCTTGTATATATCGTGCGCGGGCTCTGGTTGCGCTGGATAAAGCAAAAAAGCCGTGGCGCATAGCCTACACCAGCCCCAGCCTTGCCGGTACGATTGCAGCCGTGAAAGCTGGACTCGGCATCACAGTGCTACCAGCCAACATGTTACCCAGTGGTGTTCATCCGATTCGCAAAGAAATCACATTACCGGAACTAGCAGATGCAGAAATCGCGCTGATGAAGCGTGATGATTTATCCAAGGCATCAGAAATGCTGGCTGAGCATATTGTTCACAGCTTAGAAAATGGCACTGTATGA